A single Kribbella aluminosa DNA region contains:
- the crcB gene encoding fluoride efflux transporter CrcB, with protein MEHHPGNPLPRGAVDSDVDLRVDGRDGRAHDPAILGVIAIGGALGATARYLIGLGWPTPPGGFPVNTLLINIAGCGLIGILMVLVTDVLTQRRLLRPFLGTGVLGGFTTFSTYAVDIQQLVTGSHAGTALLYLATTILGALLAVRCTVSATRALITWRNR; from the coding sequence TTGGAGCACCACCCTGGGAACCCGCTGCCGCGCGGCGCCGTCGACTCCGACGTAGACCTGCGGGTAGACGGCCGCGATGGCCGCGCGCACGACCCGGCGATCCTCGGCGTCATCGCGATCGGCGGCGCACTCGGCGCCACCGCGCGGTACCTGATCGGCCTCGGCTGGCCGACGCCGCCGGGCGGGTTCCCCGTGAACACGCTGCTGATCAACATCGCCGGCTGCGGGCTGATCGGGATCCTGATGGTGCTCGTCACCGACGTCCTCACCCAGCGGCGGCTGCTCCGCCCGTTCCTCGGCACCGGGGTGCTCGGCGGGTTCACGACGTTCTCGACGTACGCCGTCGACATCCAGCAGCTCGTCACCGGGAGCCACGCCGGGACCGCGCTGCTGTACCTCGCCACGACCATCCTCGGCGCGCTGCTCGCGGTCCGCTGCACGGTGAGTGCGACGCGGGCCCTGATCACCTGGAGGAACCGGTGA